A window of Mucilaginibacter paludis DSM 18603 contains these coding sequences:
- a CDS encoding caspase family protein codes for MSKMTALALIVGNANYPGRYKLNNAVNDAKDIAAKLMKLGFAVKRVTDCTIETFERNVSEYGEELKGYDVGLFYFSGHGLQSKGKNYLTAIDTNFNDEASVHRTAYYLGEVIEYMQVAQTKINIIILDACRDNPLADKYRSIGSEGLAPIHAPKGTIIAFSTSPGEKAKDSGSGNNSIYTGALLNHIEDANIPLEEFFKRVRTSVFDLSDGKQTSWEHTSLIGNFFFNSGQLIHSPDLPYRDDCISDKDFISSGSAVDNIITEMKSHDWYKQKAAIAKLNQLSPATIDDSSKFLVGRNILQVADGTERSALWIINNLDTWVSKYSVNGENHVLNGILYEIYFNPEGVFRNGNYKSDLLEAVCKLQTNKSYIKSFEFIKNQLSPFQDYIFYIPGISPKACAIEIKGEEEIFLASGKERKAFKVKSIKHENVELMEPYKDDEWNVAMVSKDEFMTTLCKQLCVPKSMLRVSCNKDLKDFNKIYIPDSFKLYRQD; via the coding sequence ATGAGTAAAATGACTGCTTTGGCGCTAATCGTAGGTAACGCCAATTATCCTGGAAGGTATAAATTGAATAATGCTGTAAACGACGCTAAGGACATAGCCGCTAAGTTGATGAAACTTGGATTTGCGGTAAAAAGGGTGACAGATTGCACTATAGAAACTTTTGAAAGGAACGTAAGTGAATACGGAGAAGAGTTAAAAGGATATGATGTTGGTCTATTTTATTTTTCTGGTCATGGATTACAAAGCAAGGGAAAGAATTATCTAACTGCGATTGATACAAATTTCAATGATGAAGCATCCGTGCATCGGACGGCCTATTACTTGGGTGAGGTAATCGAATATATGCAGGTAGCCCAAACTAAGATCAATATAATCATATTAGATGCGTGCCGGGATAATCCTTTAGCTGATAAATATAGAAGTATTGGTTCAGAAGGGCTTGCGCCTATACACGCGCCAAAGGGAACAATCATTGCATTTTCAACCTCTCCTGGTGAAAAAGCTAAAGATTCGGGATCAGGAAATAACAGTATTTATACTGGCGCATTACTTAACCATATTGAGGATGCCAATATTCCATTAGAAGAATTTTTTAAACGTGTCAGGACTAGTGTTTTCGACCTGTCAGATGGAAAACAAACAAGCTGGGAACACACCTCCCTTATCGGTAATTTCTTTTTCAACTCTGGCCAATTGATCCATTCACCGGATTTACCATATCGTGATGATTGTATCTCAGATAAGGATTTCATTTCTTCTGGCAGTGCTGTAGACAACATTATTACGGAGATGAAATCTCATGACTGGTATAAGCAAAAGGCTGCCATTGCTAAACTAAATCAACTTTCACCGGCTACAATCGACGATAGTTCCAAATTTTTAGTTGGAAGAAATATACTACAAGTTGCAGACGGAACAGAGAGAAGTGCTTTGTGGATCATTAATAATCTTGATACATGGGTGTCAAAATACAGCGTAAATGGGGAAAACCATGTTTTGAATGGCATACTTTATGAAATATATTTTAATCCAGAGGGTGTATTTCGAAACGGTAATTATAAGAGTGACCTATTAGAAGCAGTTTGCAAATTGCAAACCAATAAAAGTTATATAAAATCATTTGAATTTATAAAAAACCAACTGTCGCCCTTTCAAGACTATATATTTTATATACCGGGGATCTCACCAAAAGCGTGTGCCATCGAAATTAAAGGAGAAGAGGAGATTTTTTTAGCTTCAGGAAAAGAAAGGAAAGCTTTTAAAGTAAAGTCGATAAAACACGAAAACGTTGAATTGATGGAGCCATATAAGGATGATGAGTGGAACGTGGCTATGGTTTCAAAAGATGAGTTTATGACGACCCTTTGCAAGCAATTATGTGTGCCAAAAAGCATGCTAAGGGTAAGCTGTAATAAAGACCTTAAAGATTTTAATAAAATTTATATACCCGACAGCTTCAAGTTATATCGACAAGATTAG
- a CDS encoding DUF5677 domain-containing protein: MPLQKNLKAIFEAIKPHCDNLIVEDFNTEDKAFICLLKAAFAKNYEFNCLCNQLKHVDQFFFIMPSLRGICEDLIAIKYIKEHIKIERNKLISIQTEKRTIEGTLVQKSFFDENRPGQIILEIRDAQTRVDSLSHQIKDILIKNGLKGDKEFPSVAQMATDTKLIKLYNYMYYATSKTVHFEPGLLLRLGWSNSLESKLFTFSTKNFTRYHADFCSYYAAYLFIEFYKAFKKDLGLDVLFKKQIKEITDLLEDELRMPEIVTFEECNIKPPSVITQLLLKSSKKLSHK, encoded by the coding sequence ATGCCTTTACAGAAAAACCTTAAAGCAATTTTTGAAGCAATTAAACCACATTGTGATAACTTAATTGTGGAGGATTTCAATACTGAAGACAAAGCCTTTATTTGTCTATTGAAGGCCGCGTTTGCAAAAAACTATGAGTTTAACTGCTTGTGCAATCAATTAAAGCATGTTGATCAATTTTTCTTTATCATGCCGTCATTGCGTGGAATCTGTGAAGATTTAATAGCTATAAAATATATCAAAGAGCATATTAAAATAGAACGCAACAAACTGATCAGCATACAAACTGAAAAACGAACTATAGAGGGGACTTTAGTTCAAAAATCCTTTTTTGATGAAAACCGACCCGGCCAGATTATTCTTGAGATACGGGATGCCCAGACAAGAGTTGATAGCCTTTCCCATCAAATTAAAGACATACTCATTAAAAATGGCTTAAAAGGCGACAAAGAATTTCCGAGTGTAGCGCAAATGGCGACTGACACAAAGTTGATCAAACTTTATAATTACATGTATTATGCAACTTCCAAAACCGTTCATTTTGAACCCGGATTGTTATTACGTTTAGGTTGGTCTAACAGTCTGGAATCAAAGCTATTTACTTTTTCCACTAAGAATTTTACCCGATACCACGCTGATTTTTGTTCGTATTACGCCGCTTATTTATTTATAGAATTCTATAAAGCATTCAAAAAGGATTTAGGTTTAGATGTTCTTTTTAAAAAACAAATAAAGGAAATCACAGATCTGTTGGAGGACGAATTAAGAATGCCGGAGATAGTGACCTTTGAAGAATGCAATATCAAACCGCCATCGGTGATCACCCAATTACTTCTTAAAAGTTCAAAAAAGTTGAGTCACAAATAA
- a CDS encoding DUF2971 domain-containing protein: protein MSFYKYTNISTASLVLKNKSLRWSSPLIFNDLEECQFTPFTKEQYASSYKAYFKILTECAKGQSDYNINELSDASRLIIEVMRVSMNDVVFNTSYFEEVVLKTFSNPESDYRDFINAALIKCFRVLCVTEKYDNNLMWAHYADQHYGCIIEFDSVYLKKPRLLREGYVRYHENLQPQSNPLDIFLYGETEETRDLLIRDVAFSKRTSWNYEKEYRFMFFENFGEITTSINMQTNLKETAVKNQSEALFTDVSISKESVKSIIFGVRTNDEDVKKVLEILTENDYQCNLYQMKMRNGCMVKEELS, encoded by the coding sequence ATGAGTTTTTATAAATACACAAATATTTCAACTGCAAGTCTTGTGCTTAAAAACAAATCGTTACGATGGTCGAGCCCCTTGATTTTTAACGATTTGGAGGAGTGCCAATTTACTCCATTTACTAAAGAACAGTATGCAAGCTCTTACAAAGCTTACTTCAAAATACTTACCGAATGTGCAAAAGGGCAATCCGATTATAACATTAACGAATTAAGTGACGCGTCCAGGCTAATAATTGAAGTGATGAGGGTATCAATGAATGATGTTGTTTTTAACACAAGTTACTTTGAAGAAGTAGTTCTGAAGACATTTAGTAACCCCGAATCAGATTACAGAGATTTTATCAACGCTGCTCTTATAAAATGTTTTCGAGTCCTTTGTGTTACAGAAAAGTATGATAATAACTTGATGTGGGCGCATTATGCTGATCAGCACTATGGTTGCATTATTGAATTTGACAGTGTCTACCTTAAAAAACCGCGCTTGCTAAGAGAAGGTTATGTGAGATACCATGAAAATCTGCAACCACAATCCAATCCTTTAGATATCTTTCTATACGGCGAAACCGAGGAAACAAGAGATTTATTGATAAGAGATGTCGCATTTTCTAAAAGAACATCTTGGAATTATGAAAAGGAATATAGATTTATGTTTTTTGAAAATTTTGGCGAAATAACGACCAGTATTAATATGCAGACAAACCTTAAAGAAACAGCAGTCAAAAATCAATCTGAAGCATTATTTACTGATGTAAGTATTTCCAAAGAATCTGTTAAATCGATAATTTTTGGGGTTAGAACAAACGACGAGGACGTCAAAAAAGTTTTAGAAATACTGACCGAAAATGATTACCAATGTAATCTTTATCAAATGAAGATGAGAAATGGATGCATGGTTAAAGAAGAATTAAGTTAG
- the traM gene encoding conjugative transposon protein TraM produces the protein MTKRKMDKRKMLLILPFIILPFLALAFYALGGGQQVVAVQGTAGKGINTALPDAQFKKDAPADKMGIYELTKKDSTHADVNGIASVADRLGFDQADDPQTKAINEKLAAINKQVNTPVTAPNSYNELSRDVTEDAPVSKDVAKLEKLMKTMQESGKGDDPEMVQLNTLMDKIMAVQNPSQVKPQAQKPEAITDSVFKAIPAVIDGNQKVIEGSVVKLRLLDTITINGQLIPKGYPVFGLAKFSNQRLNLEIRNIRLGTSIIPVSLTVFDQTDAMIGINAPEAMLSDAASTGGADAISGIGLGFDQSLTTQLASAGLDAAKGLLTKKLKRIKQPLKSGYPLLLRANTQKTNH, from the coding sequence ATGACAAAAAGAAAAATGGATAAGCGCAAAATGCTGCTTATACTACCGTTTATCATCCTGCCTTTTCTGGCACTGGCATTTTATGCCTTGGGGGGAGGGCAACAGGTTGTCGCTGTGCAAGGCACAGCTGGTAAAGGCATCAATACGGCCTTACCGGATGCACAGTTTAAAAAAGATGCCCCTGCGGATAAAATGGGCATCTATGAACTGACCAAAAAAGATTCAACGCATGCTGATGTGAATGGAATTGCTTCGGTAGCGGATCGTTTAGGCTTCGATCAGGCAGATGATCCCCAAACCAAAGCGATCAATGAAAAACTGGCGGCTATCAACAAACAGGTCAACACACCGGTTACCGCACCGAATTCTTATAATGAATTAAGCCGAGATGTTACCGAAGATGCGCCTGTCTCCAAAGATGTAGCCAAGCTGGAAAAACTAATGAAAACCATGCAGGAATCCGGCAAAGGCGATGACCCTGAGATGGTGCAGTTGAATACCCTCATGGATAAAATCATGGCGGTACAAAATCCCAGTCAGGTGAAGCCACAGGCACAAAAACCGGAGGCAATAACAGATAGTGTATTTAAAGCCATTCCTGCGGTTATTGACGGTAACCAAAAGGTTATCGAGGGTTCGGTAGTGAAGCTGCGTTTACTTGATACCATCACCATTAATGGCCAGCTGATACCCAAAGGCTATCCTGTTTTTGGTCTGGCTAAATTCAGCAACCAGCGGCTCAACCTGGAAATACGCAATATCCGTTTGGGTACTTCTATTATCCCCGTAAGCCTGACCGTGTTTGATCAAACGGACGCCATGATCGGCATCAATGCGCCGGAAGCGATGCTTTCCGATGCAGCCAGTACCGGTGGCGCGGATGCCATTAGCGGTATCGGCCTGGGTTTCGACCAGAGCCTGACCACGCAGCTTGCGAGTGCCGGACTGGATGCGGCCAAAGGCCTGCTGACCAAAAAGCTGAAGCGCATCAAACAGCCGCTGAAATCGGGTTACCCGCTATTGTTGCGGGCCAATACCCAAAAGACAAATCATTAA
- the traK gene encoding conjugative transposon protein TraK, which produces MFKQLKNIDTAFQHIKRFSLVLIAANVLICGLWSFVTYRAVTEAQQRVHILYNGKVFEAFASTRKANLPVELRDHIKDFHHYFFDQSPDDKEIKKKISKALYLADNSAKKQYDNLVESGYYNNLISANISQEVEIDSIKLDINTAPYQFTCYATEKLIRASNTVVRKLVTQGVIRDLGDKTDDNPHGFLIQQWQILENSDATNAQQP; this is translated from the coding sequence ATGTTTAAACAACTCAAAAATATCGATACGGCTTTTCAGCACATCAAGCGTTTTAGCCTGGTGCTGATCGCGGCAAATGTGCTGATCTGCGGCCTATGGTCGTTTGTGACCTACAGGGCCGTTACTGAAGCGCAGCAGCGGGTGCATATTCTGTATAATGGTAAAGTGTTCGAAGCATTTGCCTCCACACGTAAGGCGAACCTTCCGGTTGAACTCCGCGACCACATCAAGGATTTTCACCATTATTTCTTTGACCAGAGCCCGGATGATAAGGAGATCAAAAAGAAAATCAGCAAGGCCCTTTACCTGGCCGACAATTCTGCTAAAAAGCAATATGATAACCTCGTGGAATCCGGCTATTACAACAACCTGATTTCTGCCAATATCTCCCAGGAAGTGGAAATTGACAGCATCAAACTGGATATCAATACTGCGCCTTACCAGTTCACCTGTTACGCCACAGAAAAACTGATCAGGGCAAGCAATACCGTTGTTCGCAAACTGGTCACCCAGGGCGTGATACGCGACCTGGGCGATAAAACGGATGATAACCCGCATGGCTTTCTGATCCAGCAATGGCAGATACTGGAAAACAGCGATGCCACTAATGCGCAGCAGCCATGA
- the traJ gene encoding conjugative transposon protein TraJ — MKKPILMTAFIAALAMLLPFSSHAEGLANYLGGMQPVLDNVYNEMIPLCGNLIGVAQELAGFGALWYIASRVWRHIANAEPVDFYPLLRPFMLGAAIIAFQTAVIPLMNGVLKPVVTATAAMVKNSDDAIAALLKQKEAAVKQSRQWQMYVGESGHGDMDRWYKYTHPEDPNREKEGMFEGLGNDVKFYMDKASYNFRNSIKEWMSEVLQVLFAAAALCINTIRTFYLIVLAILGPLVFGFAVYDGFQHTLTVWLARYVNIFMWLPVANIFGAILGKIQQNMLKIDITQIGQAGDTFFSTSDTAYLVFLVIGIVGYFTVPNVANYIVHAGGGNAMLQKVNTLVVGGTSTAASTAQTGAGMAADAMGNIYRRLKGGDQSDDNDYFKDKISGKS, encoded by the coding sequence ATGAAGAAACCAATTTTAATGACCGCATTTATTGCGGCACTGGCCATGCTTTTGCCTTTTAGTTCCCATGCCGAAGGGCTGGCAAACTATCTGGGCGGGATGCAGCCGGTACTGGATAATGTCTATAACGAAATGATACCGCTTTGCGGTAACCTCATTGGTGTGGCGCAGGAACTGGCCGGTTTCGGGGCATTGTGGTACATCGCTTCCAGGGTCTGGCGGCACATTGCCAATGCCGAACCGGTGGATTTTTACCCTTTACTCAGGCCGTTCATGCTGGGCGCTGCCATTATCGCCTTTCAAACCGCAGTGATCCCTTTGATGAACGGGGTACTTAAGCCGGTGGTTACTGCCACCGCTGCGATGGTCAAAAACTCCGATGACGCAATAGCTGCGTTATTGAAACAGAAAGAAGCAGCGGTCAAGCAAAGCAGGCAATGGCAAATGTACGTTGGCGAGAGCGGGCATGGTGACATGGATCGCTGGTACAAGTACACACATCCTGAAGACCCCAACCGCGAAAAGGAAGGCATGTTTGAAGGCCTGGGAAATGATGTAAAATTCTACATGGATAAGGCCAGTTATAACTTTCGTAATTCGATCAAGGAATGGATGAGCGAGGTGTTACAGGTTTTATTTGCAGCGGCGGCTTTGTGTATCAATACCATCCGCACTTTTTACCTGATCGTGCTGGCGATACTTGGGCCGCTGGTATTTGGCTTTGCCGTCTACGATGGCTTTCAGCACACGCTCACGGTCTGGCTGGCGCGATACGTCAACATCTTTATGTGGCTGCCTGTGGCTAATATCTTCGGTGCCATACTGGGTAAGATACAGCAGAATATGCTCAAGATCGACATTACGCAGATCGGGCAAGCAGGCGACACTTTCTTTTCTACGAGTGATACGGCATATTTAGTATTTCTCGTGATTGGCATTGTCGGTTATTTCACGGTACCCAACGTGGCCAATTACATTGTCCATGCTGGCGGCGGCAACGCGATGCTGCAAAAGGTAAACACGCTGGTGGTCGGCGGCACCAGTACCGCTGCTTCTACGGCGCAGACCGGCGCGGGCATGGCGGCTGATGCAATGGGCAATATCTACCGCAGGCTCAAAGGCGGCGACCAGTCGGATGATAACGATTATTTCAAAGACAAGATATCCGGTAAATCATAA